The following proteins come from a genomic window of Montipora foliosa isolate CH-2021 chromosome 2, ASM3666993v2, whole genome shotgun sequence:
- the LOC137984758 gene encoding protein SCAI-like: MLTNMAEDVNNDYSSSKVEEKKIVVEFCQLQEKSRQLFNALRDLPQFGHKHWQTHFGKTFDVYTRLWKFQQKHRSILDSKYNLKRWQIGEIASKIGQLYYHYYLRTSEANYLHESFAFYSAIRSRAYYSQASKEEKSDLMVKKLRYYARFIVVCLLLNKVDLVKELIQELHHYLEEYVSVYEADDDEEWRLVISEVTAFMEADSLVTVMAPDVVPVILSHRIGENEIPPQRPTNATSLSLQEIIIVGTCEKQVKFSELTLDMFRMLQALEREPEEAPSRTLVTSTEVSESLDYRESNGEIVHSSTKRPNPHKYLLYKPTLTQLYVFLACGVKELPNNGVMLLYISGDGCPGSAKAVDEGPYEMGGVSMSHKKAGNEENARRARANLKDVHCFYPEDLVPFSRKPLMLIVDSSNSNAFMYFPALFGQPLICLMSPVMAPTTMQEQNRKGSLLTLFLVSPLVAFCYVCNIADLRSDLWDSCQRQVRRIMNDCLRIFYDWSRCVDLAFFQLLDDEFLRLMILRFIFCFYTVHLHRAFKGSDYYPKSFPKLPAEILLNGSLEKQVLELASMLDVRSLFYEIGEGPPMD; this comes from the exons ATGTTGACAAACATGGCGGAGGATGTAAACAATGATTATTCCTCGTCCAAAGTGGAAGAAAAGAAGATCGTGGTAGAATTTTGCCAACTTCAGGAAAAATCACGGCAGCTTTTCAACGCGCTCAG GGATTTGCCGCAGTTTGGCCATAAACATTGGCAGACTCATTTTGGAAAAACGTTCGACGTTTACACCAGG CTTTGGAAGTTCCAGCAGAAACACAG GTCAATTCTGGATTCCAAATATAACCTGAAAAGGTGGCAAATAGGAGAAATTGCATCAAAAATTGGACAATTGTATTATCACTACTA CCTTAGAACAAGTGAAGCTAATTATCTTCATGAATCATTCGCCTTTTACTCTGCCATCCGATCCAGAGCATACTACAGTCAAGCAAGCAAAGAGGAAAA GTCTGATTTGATGGTGAAAAAGCTGCGTTACTATGCCCGCTTTATAGTTGTCTGTCTTCTGCTTAACAAGGTTGATCTTGTTAAAGAACTGATACAGGAACTCCATCACTATCTAGAGGAATACGTCAGCGTCTATGAAGCGGACGACGATGAAGAGTGGAGACTGGTAATTAGTGAAGTGACAGCATTTATGGAG GCAGACTCTCTTGTGACAGTTATGGCCCCGGATGTGGTTCCCGTCATTCTCTCACACAGGATCGGCGAAAAC GAAATTCCGCCTCAAAGACCTACCAACGCGACTTCGTTATCTCTTCAAGAAATCATCATTGTGGGAACTTGTGAAAAGCAG GTGAAGTTTAGCGAGTTAACGTTGGACATGTTCCGGATGCTACAGGCCCTCGAAAGAGAACCTGAGGAGGCGCCTTCACGTACCTTGGTCACTTCTACAGAGGTCTCTGAGAGCCTCGATTACAGG GAGAGCAATGGCGAAATCGTCCATTCGTCTACCAAGCGACCCAATCCTCATAAATATCTTCTCTACAAACCAACCTTAACACAGTTGTACGTCTTTCTGGCTTGCGGAGTTAAG GAACTTCCCAACAATGGGGTCATGTTGCTGTATATTTCTGGCGATGGCTGCCCCGGAAGCGCGAAGGCAGTAGACGAAG GTCCTTATGAGATGGGAGGCGTCTCCATGTCACACAAAAAAGCTGGGAACGAGGAAAATGCTCGGCGCGCAAGGGCTAACTTGAAAGATGTTCACTG TTTTTACCCAGAGGATCTTGTGCCCTTCAGCAGGAAGCCGCTTATGTTGATAGTTGATAGCTCCAACAGTAATGCTTTCATG TATTTCCCAGCTTTGTTCGGGCAACCACTAATTTGTTTGATGTCACCAGTTATGGCTCCGACAACAATGCAAG AGCAAAATCGAAAAGGGAGCTTATTGACGTTGTTTCTCGTCAGTCCGCTTGTGGCCTTCTGTTACGTCTGCAACATTGCTGACCTCCGCAGTGATTTGTGGGATAGCTGTCAACGGCAAGTCCGACGCATAATGAATGACTGTCTACGAATATTTTACGATTGGTCCCGATGTGTCG ATCTTGCCTTTTTTCAGCTTCTTGATGACGAGTTTCTTCGACTGATGATTCttcgttttattttttgtttttacaccGTGCATCTTCATCGAGCATTTAAG GGATCAGACTACTATCCAAAGAGCTTTCCCAAGCTGCCGGCAGAAATACTACTTAATGGAAGTCTTGAAAAGCAAGTTCTTGAACTAGCTTCCATGTTGGATGTTCGAAGTCTTTTTTATGAGATTGGAGAAGGACCTCCAATGGATTAA